A stretch of the Metopolophium dirhodum isolate CAU chromosome 8, ASM1992520v1, whole genome shotgun sequence genome encodes the following:
- the LOC132951085 gene encoding uncharacterized protein LOC132951085 isoform X2: MKKSAKLRLNTKPKLNEKVENKLINEISSRIKTLNNTSDKENYNFSDSSLELFDTFKPRSKTKIKSKQKLNYNINVDHIDFPKESPIETKKSINFDVSIHSISSGSNDSFKSFASLHSNKSIQNINSKDHSSGTEDSFTKIKYKDDSKNNFVTPVKKHIIQNNHLSESAKLLDRIYGKEWRCVDGVLRNSKTKYLNDELNGDYNEKFSLSSDQNYLTDQLDIIHPSGSQINYKTSKHRTNENQLNNLKINKEKIFKEDIDIKKNDTHKNLQSEIPIKSNLEATLSFLSSLSCFTGSMKCDPEAQKYKLKFKKNKDNLVTILFKLFNKEVFDNKLPADMNFKWNARLRSTAGACFNKRSVKINKNLECERVSRIELSSKIIDTAERLRDTLIHELCHAACWIFNGISEGHGPSWKSWANKAMQKFPELPIIKRCHSYDIQTKFTYKCVKCGYSFGRHSKSLNLEKKRCGHCYGEFELIKNQINNNPIPNNNFPVVHEDPLKELYSLNDVQQKPKLPKKLSKFAIFVKENYGRVKRENPLSKHGEIMKLLGSQFATTKVLTPDEVFDKLFDS, translated from the exons atgaaaaaatctgctaaat TGCGATTAAACACCAAGCCAAAATTGAatgaaaaagtagaaaataaattaattaatgaaatctCAAGTAGAATCAAGACATTAAATAATACGTCAgacaaagaaaattataatttttctgattcTAGTTTAGAATTATTCGATACATTCAAACCcagatcaaaaacaaaaattaagtctaaacaaaaattaaattataatattaatgttgatCACATTGATTTTCCAAAAGAATCACcaatagaaacaaaaaaaagtataaattttgATGTATCAATTCATAGTATCAGTTCTGGTTCAAATGATAGTTTCAAATCATTTGCAAGTTTACATTCTAATAagtctattcaaaatattaattcaaaagatCACTCTTCTGGTACCGAAGACagttttactaaaattaaatacaaggatgattcaaaaaataattttgttacacCAGTAAAAAAgcatattattcaaaacaatcATCTCTCAGAATCTGCTAAACTATTAGATCGCATCTATGGTAAAGAATGGCGATGTGTTGATGGAGTTCTCCGAAATTCAAAAACGAAGTATTTAAATGATGAACTCAATGGGGATTATAATGa AAAGTTCAGTTTATCCAgtgatcaaaattatttaactgaTCAGTTAGATATTATTCATCCTTCTGGaagtcaaataaattataa gaCTTCAAAACATCGAACAAATGAAAACCaactgaataatttaaaaatcaacaaagaaaaaatattcaaggaagatattgatataaaaaaaaatgacactCACAAAAATCTACAATCTGAAATACCAATCAAATCTAATTTAGAAGCAACACTTTCATTTTTGAGTTCTCTATCAT GTTTTACTGGGTCTATGAAATGTGATCCCGAAGCtcaaaagtacaaactaaagtttaaaaaaaacaaagataatttagtgacaatattgtttaaattattcaacaaaGAAGTATTTGACAATAag CTTCCTGCcgatatgaatttcaaatggaACGCACGGTTAAGGTCAACCGCTGGTGCATGTTTCAATAAACGTTCagtgaaaataaacaaaaatctagAATGTGAAAGAGTATCTCGAATTGAACTTTCTTCTAaa attaTTGATACAGCTGAAAGATTAAGAGATACATTAATTCATGAACTTTGCCATGCTGCTTGTTGGATATTTAATGGTATTTCGGAAGGACATGGCCCATCATGGAAAAGCTGGGCAAATAAAGCTATGCAAAAGTTTCCAGAACTTCCAATTATAAAAAGATGCCATAGTTATGACATACAAACTAAATTTACTTACAAATGTGTAAAATGTGGTTATAG ttttGGACGTcattcaaaatcattaaatttggaaaaaaaaagatGTGGACATTGTTATGGAGAATTTGAATTAATcaaaaaccaaattaataataacccaATCCCTAATAACAATTTCCCAGTTGTTCACGAGGACCCATTAAAagaattatatagtttaaatgatGTACAACAAAAACCTAAACTCCccaaaaaactatcaaaatttgCTATATTTGTGAAAGAAAATTATGGCAGAGTTAAAAGAGAAAATCCTCTATCAAAGCATggtgaaataatgaaattacttGGATCCCAATTCGCAACAACTAAAGTATTGACTCCTGACGaagtatttgataaattatttgatagttaa
- the LOC132951084 gene encoding serine/threonine-protein kinase greatwall isoform X1, translating to MLQQLLLMSVNLDFIGLFLHIKMGDVNDGNAFPYEKTLLNTIVKNAKETKHPEISDFNVIKPISRGAYGKVYLGHKKNNLEQMYAIKVMKKTDMINKNMITQVVNERNALALANSPFCVKLFYSLQTSSCIYLVMEYMVGGDVKSLLSVMGYFSEDVATFYIAEVALALQYLHSHGIVHRDLKPDNMLISGHGHIKLTDFGLSRITIHRDLEITDFINSSPNVPTRTPGQLLSLTSHFSFGSNEKTFASGVSMGLNMDLDEDDYNSSHVSGIIPFQSANNTLEGTTFYTCQNCSVSTDCGCSINDKVQDTPCSTKNFSKRFKSSGSDSTRRYRRRILPLRDLEGNTLNSCGLTQQIKQVDLSSIGSNASSSAIKSVMKLKAEERLSSGRVAISTPVQCSRKRSHGDTPKTIKTTRFCLPTPTKSPSFLKGSHMEELIMSPIATPYLSKLTPYRTPKSLRKGKRASDGRILGTPYYLAPELIQGIEHGSGVDWWALGVCLYEFMTGVVPFEGETVQEIFEDILRRELEWPSGDQTLSREAMEAIDSLMAIDQNERYSGSELRSSTELFSNIDWDNLLKEVPPFVPTPVSIDDTSYFIARNEQQNIQLSNIDLG from the exons ATGCTGCAGCAGCTGCTGTTGATGTCCGTTAATTTAgat TTTATAGGgttgtttttacatattaaaatggGCGACGTTAATGACGGAAATGCTTTTCCATATGAAAAAACTTTATTGAATACTATTGTAAAAAATGCTAAAGAGAccaag CATCCAGAAATAAGTGACTTCAATGTTATTAAACCAATCAGCCGAGGAGCTTATGg AAAAGTTTATTTGGGTCACAAGAAGAACAATTTGGAACAAATGTATGCTAtaaaagttatgaaaaaaactgatatgataaataaaaatatgataacacaag ttgTTAATGAAAGAAATGCTTTGGCATTGGCCAACAGTCCATTTTGTGTTAAACTGTTCTACTCATTACAGACATCGAGCTGTATTTATTTG GTTATGGAGTATATGGTTGGTGGTGATGTTAAATCACTGCTAAGTGTCATGGGTTATTTTTCAGAGGATGTAGCAACATTTTATATTGCTGAAGTTGCACTAGCCTTACAATATCTTCacag TCATGGTATTGTACATAGAGACTTAAAACctgataatatgttaatatcggGTCATGGCCatattaaattaactgattttgGTCTTAGTCGAATTACAATTCATCGAG atttggaaataacagattttataaatagttcTCCAAATGTTCCTACAAGAACCCCCGGCCAATTACTATCTTTAACATCACatttttcattt GGTTCAAATGAGAAAACTTTTGCCAGTGGTGTTAGTATGGGACTTAATATGGATTTAGATGAAGATGATTATAACAGTAGTCATGTGTCTGGAATAATACCATTTCAATCAGCTAACAATACATTAGAAGGAACTACATTTTATACTTGTCAAAATTGCAGTGTTTCCACAGATTGTGGATGTAGTATAAATGATAAAGTTCAAGATACTCCATGTTCTACAAaaaattttag TAAAAGATTCAAATCATCTGGTTCTGATTCCACAAGGAGATATAGACGACGAATATTACCACTTAGAGATTTAGAAGGTAATACATTAAACAGTTGTGGTCTTACCCAACAAATTAAACAAGTGGATTTGTCAAGCATTGGATCTAATGCATCAAGCTCGGCTATTAAAAGTGTTATGAAACTGAA agCTGAAGAACGGTTGAGTAGTGGCCGTGTTGCCATATCCACCCCAGTACAATGTTCTCGTAAACGGTCCCACGGAGACACacccaaaacaataaaaactactAGATTTTGTCTGCCTACACCTACAAAATCACCATCTTTTTTAAAAGGCTCTCatatg gAAGAATTAATTATGAGTCCAATTGCAACTCCATATTTATCAAAGTTAACTCCATATCGAACTCCAAAATCCTTAAGGAAAGGAAAAAGAGCTAGTGATGGTAGAATATTAGGTACTCCTTATTATTTAGCTCCAGAGTTAATTCAAGGGATAGAACatg gaTCCGGTGTTGATTGGTGGGCATTGGGTGTTTGTCTTTATGAATTCATGACAGGAGTTGTCCCATTCGAAGGTGAAACAGTACAAGAAATATTTGAAGATATTCTCAGGCGTG AATTAGAATGGCCATCTGGAGATCAAACATTATCTAGAGAGGCAATGGAAGCAATCGATAGTTTGATGGCAATAGATCAAAATGAGAGATATTCAGGGTCAGAATTGAGATCTTCCAcagaattattttcaaatattgattGGGATAATCTTTTAAAAGAAGTACCTCCATTTGTTCCAACGCCTGTCAGTATAGACGATACATCGTACTTCATAGCACGAAAtgaacaacaaaatattcaattatcaaatatagatCTAGGATAA
- the LOC132951084 gene encoding serine/threonine-protein kinase greatwall isoform X3: MLLNQSAEELMVYLGHKKNNLEQMYAIKVMKKTDMINKNMITQVVNERNALALANSPFCVKLFYSLQTSSCIYLVMEYMVGGDVKSLLSVMGYFSEDVATFYIAEVALALQYLHSHGIVHRDLKPDNMLISGHGHIKLTDFGLSRITIHRDLEITDFINSSPNVPTRTPGQLLSLTSHFSFGSNEKTFASGVSMGLNMDLDEDDYNSSHVSGIIPFQSANNTLEGTTFYTCQNCSVSTDCGCSINDKVQDTPCSTKNFSKRFKSSGSDSTRRYRRRILPLRDLEGNTLNSCGLTQQIKQVDLSSIGSNASSSAIKSVMKLKAEERLSSGRVAISTPVQCSRKRSHGDTPKTIKTTRFCLPTPTKSPSFLKGSHMEELIMSPIATPYLSKLTPYRTPKSLRKGKRASDGRILGTPYYLAPELIQGIEHGSGVDWWALGVCLYEFMTGVVPFEGETVQEIFEDILRRELEWPSGDQTLSREAMEAIDSLMAIDQNERYSGSELRSSTELFSNIDWDNLLKEVPPFVPTPVSIDDTSYFIARNEQQNIQLSNIDLG, from the exons ATGTTATTAAACCAATCAGCCGAGGAGCTTATGg TTTATTTGGGTCACAAGAAGAACAATTTGGAACAAATGTATGCTAtaaaagttatgaaaaaaactgatatgataaataaaaatatgataacacaag ttgTTAATGAAAGAAATGCTTTGGCATTGGCCAACAGTCCATTTTGTGTTAAACTGTTCTACTCATTACAGACATCGAGCTGTATTTATTTG GTTATGGAGTATATGGTTGGTGGTGATGTTAAATCACTGCTAAGTGTCATGGGTTATTTTTCAGAGGATGTAGCAACATTTTATATTGCTGAAGTTGCACTAGCCTTACAATATCTTCacag TCATGGTATTGTACATAGAGACTTAAAACctgataatatgttaatatcggGTCATGGCCatattaaattaactgattttgGTCTTAGTCGAATTACAATTCATCGAG atttggaaataacagattttataaatagttcTCCAAATGTTCCTACAAGAACCCCCGGCCAATTACTATCTTTAACATCACatttttcattt GGTTCAAATGAGAAAACTTTTGCCAGTGGTGTTAGTATGGGACTTAATATGGATTTAGATGAAGATGATTATAACAGTAGTCATGTGTCTGGAATAATACCATTTCAATCAGCTAACAATACATTAGAAGGAACTACATTTTATACTTGTCAAAATTGCAGTGTTTCCACAGATTGTGGATGTAGTATAAATGATAAAGTTCAAGATACTCCATGTTCTACAAaaaattttag TAAAAGATTCAAATCATCTGGTTCTGATTCCACAAGGAGATATAGACGACGAATATTACCACTTAGAGATTTAGAAGGTAATACATTAAACAGTTGTGGTCTTACCCAACAAATTAAACAAGTGGATTTGTCAAGCATTGGATCTAATGCATCAAGCTCGGCTATTAAAAGTGTTATGAAACTGAA agCTGAAGAACGGTTGAGTAGTGGCCGTGTTGCCATATCCACCCCAGTACAATGTTCTCGTAAACGGTCCCACGGAGACACacccaaaacaataaaaactactAGATTTTGTCTGCCTACACCTACAAAATCACCATCTTTTTTAAAAGGCTCTCatatg gAAGAATTAATTATGAGTCCAATTGCAACTCCATATTTATCAAAGTTAACTCCATATCGAACTCCAAAATCCTTAAGGAAAGGAAAAAGAGCTAGTGATGGTAGAATATTAGGTACTCCTTATTATTTAGCTCCAGAGTTAATTCAAGGGATAGAACatg gaTCCGGTGTTGATTGGTGGGCATTGGGTGTTTGTCTTTATGAATTCATGACAGGAGTTGTCCCATTCGAAGGTGAAACAGTACAAGAAATATTTGAAGATATTCTCAGGCGTG AATTAGAATGGCCATCTGGAGATCAAACATTATCTAGAGAGGCAATGGAAGCAATCGATAGTTTGATGGCAATAGATCAAAATGAGAGATATTCAGGGTCAGAATTGAGATCTTCCAcagaattattttcaaatattgattGGGATAATCTTTTAAAAGAAGTACCTCCATTTGTTCCAACGCCTGTCAGTATAGACGATACATCGTACTTCATAGCACGAAAtgaacaacaaaatattcaattatcaaatatagatCTAGGATAA
- the LOC132951084 gene encoding serine/threonine-protein kinase greatwall isoform X2 — MGDVNDGNAFPYEKTLLNTIVKNAKETKHPEISDFNVIKPISRGAYGKVYLGHKKNNLEQMYAIKVMKKTDMINKNMITQVVNERNALALANSPFCVKLFYSLQTSSCIYLVMEYMVGGDVKSLLSVMGYFSEDVATFYIAEVALALQYLHSHGIVHRDLKPDNMLISGHGHIKLTDFGLSRITIHRDLEITDFINSSPNVPTRTPGQLLSLTSHFSFGSNEKTFASGVSMGLNMDLDEDDYNSSHVSGIIPFQSANNTLEGTTFYTCQNCSVSTDCGCSINDKVQDTPCSTKNFSKRFKSSGSDSTRRYRRRILPLRDLEGNTLNSCGLTQQIKQVDLSSIGSNASSSAIKSVMKLKAEERLSSGRVAISTPVQCSRKRSHGDTPKTIKTTRFCLPTPTKSPSFLKGSHMEELIMSPIATPYLSKLTPYRTPKSLRKGKRASDGRILGTPYYLAPELIQGIEHGSGVDWWALGVCLYEFMTGVVPFEGETVQEIFEDILRRELEWPSGDQTLSREAMEAIDSLMAIDQNERYSGSELRSSTELFSNIDWDNLLKEVPPFVPTPVSIDDTSYFIARNEQQNIQLSNIDLG, encoded by the exons atggGCGACGTTAATGACGGAAATGCTTTTCCATATGAAAAAACTTTATTGAATACTATTGTAAAAAATGCTAAAGAGAccaag CATCCAGAAATAAGTGACTTCAATGTTATTAAACCAATCAGCCGAGGAGCTTATGg AAAAGTTTATTTGGGTCACAAGAAGAACAATTTGGAACAAATGTATGCTAtaaaagttatgaaaaaaactgatatgataaataaaaatatgataacacaag ttgTTAATGAAAGAAATGCTTTGGCATTGGCCAACAGTCCATTTTGTGTTAAACTGTTCTACTCATTACAGACATCGAGCTGTATTTATTTG GTTATGGAGTATATGGTTGGTGGTGATGTTAAATCACTGCTAAGTGTCATGGGTTATTTTTCAGAGGATGTAGCAACATTTTATATTGCTGAAGTTGCACTAGCCTTACAATATCTTCacag TCATGGTATTGTACATAGAGACTTAAAACctgataatatgttaatatcggGTCATGGCCatattaaattaactgattttgGTCTTAGTCGAATTACAATTCATCGAG atttggaaataacagattttataaatagttcTCCAAATGTTCCTACAAGAACCCCCGGCCAATTACTATCTTTAACATCACatttttcattt GGTTCAAATGAGAAAACTTTTGCCAGTGGTGTTAGTATGGGACTTAATATGGATTTAGATGAAGATGATTATAACAGTAGTCATGTGTCTGGAATAATACCATTTCAATCAGCTAACAATACATTAGAAGGAACTACATTTTATACTTGTCAAAATTGCAGTGTTTCCACAGATTGTGGATGTAGTATAAATGATAAAGTTCAAGATACTCCATGTTCTACAAaaaattttag TAAAAGATTCAAATCATCTGGTTCTGATTCCACAAGGAGATATAGACGACGAATATTACCACTTAGAGATTTAGAAGGTAATACATTAAACAGTTGTGGTCTTACCCAACAAATTAAACAAGTGGATTTGTCAAGCATTGGATCTAATGCATCAAGCTCGGCTATTAAAAGTGTTATGAAACTGAA agCTGAAGAACGGTTGAGTAGTGGCCGTGTTGCCATATCCACCCCAGTACAATGTTCTCGTAAACGGTCCCACGGAGACACacccaaaacaataaaaactactAGATTTTGTCTGCCTACACCTACAAAATCACCATCTTTTTTAAAAGGCTCTCatatg gAAGAATTAATTATGAGTCCAATTGCAACTCCATATTTATCAAAGTTAACTCCATATCGAACTCCAAAATCCTTAAGGAAAGGAAAAAGAGCTAGTGATGGTAGAATATTAGGTACTCCTTATTATTTAGCTCCAGAGTTAATTCAAGGGATAGAACatg gaTCCGGTGTTGATTGGTGGGCATTGGGTGTTTGTCTTTATGAATTCATGACAGGAGTTGTCCCATTCGAAGGTGAAACAGTACAAGAAATATTTGAAGATATTCTCAGGCGTG AATTAGAATGGCCATCTGGAGATCAAACATTATCTAGAGAGGCAATGGAAGCAATCGATAGTTTGATGGCAATAGATCAAAATGAGAGATATTCAGGGTCAGAATTGAGATCTTCCAcagaattattttcaaatattgattGGGATAATCTTTTAAAAGAAGTACCTCCATTTGTTCCAACGCCTGTCAGTATAGACGATACATCGTACTTCATAGCACGAAAtgaacaacaaaatattcaattatcaaatatagatCTAGGATAA
- the LOC132951085 gene encoding uncharacterized protein LOC132951085 isoform X1 — MKKSAKLRLNTKPKLNEKVENKLINEISSRIKTLNNTSDKENYNFSDSSLELFDTFKPRSKTKIKSKQKLNYNINVDHIDFPKESPIETKKSINFDVSIHSISSGSNDSFKSFASLHSNKSIQNINSKDHSSGTEDSFTKIKYKDDSKNNFVTPVKKHIIQNNHLSESAKLLDRIYGKEWRCVDGVLRNSKTKYLNDELNGDYNECYNENISNKIKPSSPCEFSKKHQEYSIQNKVDDTSIILEKFSLSSDQNYLTDQLDIIHPSGSQINYKTSKHRTNENQLNNLKINKEKIFKEDIDIKKNDTHKNLQSEIPIKSNLEATLSFLSSLSCFTGSMKCDPEAQKYKLKFKKNKDNLVTILFKLFNKEVFDNKLPADMNFKWNARLRSTAGACFNKRSVKINKNLECERVSRIELSSKIIDTAERLRDTLIHELCHAACWIFNGISEGHGPSWKSWANKAMQKFPELPIIKRCHSYDIQTKFTYKCVKCGYSFGRHSKSLNLEKKRCGHCYGEFELIKNQINNNPIPNNNFPVVHEDPLKELYSLNDVQQKPKLPKKLSKFAIFVKENYGRVKRENPLSKHGEIMKLLGSQFATTKVLTPDEVFDKLFDS; from the exons atgaaaaaatctgctaaat TGCGATTAAACACCAAGCCAAAATTGAatgaaaaagtagaaaataaattaattaatgaaatctCAAGTAGAATCAAGACATTAAATAATACGTCAgacaaagaaaattataatttttctgattcTAGTTTAGAATTATTCGATACATTCAAACCcagatcaaaaacaaaaattaagtctaaacaaaaattaaattataatattaatgttgatCACATTGATTTTCCAAAAGAATCACcaatagaaacaaaaaaaagtataaattttgATGTATCAATTCATAGTATCAGTTCTGGTTCAAATGATAGTTTCAAATCATTTGCAAGTTTACATTCTAATAagtctattcaaaatattaattcaaaagatCACTCTTCTGGTACCGAAGACagttttactaaaattaaatacaaggatgattcaaaaaataattttgttacacCAGTAAAAAAgcatattattcaaaacaatcATCTCTCAGAATCTGCTAAACTATTAGATCGCATCTATGGTAAAGAATGGCGATGTGTTGATGGAGTTCTCCGAAATTCAAAAACGAAGTATTTAAATGATGAACTCAATGGGGATTATAATGa gtgttataatgaaaatatttcaaacaaaattaaacccT catCACCTTGTGAATTTTCGAAAAAACATCAAGAATACAGTATTCAAAATAAAGTGGATGACACTTCAATAATTTTaga AAAGTTCAGTTTATCCAgtgatcaaaattatttaactgaTCAGTTAGATATTATTCATCCTTCTGGaagtcaaataaattataa gaCTTCAAAACATCGAACAAATGAAAACCaactgaataatttaaaaatcaacaaagaaaaaatattcaaggaagatattgatataaaaaaaaatgacactCACAAAAATCTACAATCTGAAATACCAATCAAATCTAATTTAGAAGCAACACTTTCATTTTTGAGTTCTCTATCAT GTTTTACTGGGTCTATGAAATGTGATCCCGAAGCtcaaaagtacaaactaaagtttaaaaaaaacaaagataatttagtgacaatattgtttaaattattcaacaaaGAAGTATTTGACAATAag CTTCCTGCcgatatgaatttcaaatggaACGCACGGTTAAGGTCAACCGCTGGTGCATGTTTCAATAAACGTTCagtgaaaataaacaaaaatctagAATGTGAAAGAGTATCTCGAATTGAACTTTCTTCTAaa attaTTGATACAGCTGAAAGATTAAGAGATACATTAATTCATGAACTTTGCCATGCTGCTTGTTGGATATTTAATGGTATTTCGGAAGGACATGGCCCATCATGGAAAAGCTGGGCAAATAAAGCTATGCAAAAGTTTCCAGAACTTCCAATTATAAAAAGATGCCATAGTTATGACATACAAACTAAATTTACTTACAAATGTGTAAAATGTGGTTATAG ttttGGACGTcattcaaaatcattaaatttggaaaaaaaaagatGTGGACATTGTTATGGAGAATTTGAATTAATcaaaaaccaaattaataataacccaATCCCTAATAACAATTTCCCAGTTGTTCACGAGGACCCATTAAAagaattatatagtttaaatgatGTACAACAAAAACCTAAACTCCccaaaaaactatcaaaatttgCTATATTTGTGAAAGAAAATTATGGCAGAGTTAAAAGAGAAAATCCTCTATCAAAGCATggtgaaataatgaaattacttGGATCCCAATTCGCAACAACTAAAGTATTGACTCCTGACGaagtatttgataaattatttgatagttaa